A window from Pseudomonas alloputida encodes these proteins:
- a CDS encoding PA1571 family protein has product MSLQHGSDNQKPQTSPQPQVCGSIIDAKGREVPITEQMIQQACKALEESRVERVRKG; this is encoded by the coding sequence ATGAGCTTGCAGCATGGCAGTGATAACCAGAAGCCCCAGACTTCCCCACAACCGCAAGTATGCGGTTCGATCATCGACGCCAAGGGGCGCGAAGTGCCGATCACCGAGCAGATGATCCAGCAGGCCTGCAAGGCCCTGGAAGAAAGCCGTGTCGAGCGCGTACGCAAAGGTTGA
- the pdxB gene encoding 4-phosphoerythronate dehydrogenase PdxB, protein MLIVADENIPLLDAFFQGFGEIRRYPGRSLDAASVKDADILLVRSVTKVDRQLLEGSRVRFVGTCTIGTDHLDLDYFAEAGIHWSSAPGCNARGVVDYVLGSLLTLAELDGVALPERVYGVVGAGEVGGRLVRVLHGLGWKVLVCDPLRQAAEGGDYVSLETILQQCDVISLHTPLQRGGQHPTWHLLGQAQLAQLRPGAWLVNASRGPVVDNVALRELLLDREDVHAVLDVWEGEPQVDLQLADLCTLATPHIAGYSLDGRQRGTARIYQALCRFLGVNEQVRLAELLPKPPLAQIELDASTDLSWALATLCRAVYDPRRDDADFRRSLSDDPQQQRAAFDQLRKQYPPRREIEGLAVRLHGEAPQLAQLVSALGGVLV, encoded by the coding sequence ATGCTGATAGTTGCCGACGAGAACATCCCGCTGCTCGATGCCTTCTTCCAGGGTTTCGGTGAAATTCGCCGCTACCCCGGCCGAAGCCTCGATGCTGCCAGCGTCAAGGACGCCGATATCCTGCTGGTGCGCTCGGTGACCAAGGTCGACCGTCAGTTGCTCGAAGGCAGCCGTGTACGCTTTGTCGGCACCTGCACCATCGGCACTGATCACCTGGACCTGGACTACTTTGCAGAAGCTGGCATCCACTGGAGCAGCGCACCTGGCTGCAATGCCCGCGGCGTGGTCGATTACGTGCTGGGCAGCCTGCTGACCCTGGCCGAACTGGATGGCGTGGCATTGCCCGAGCGCGTGTATGGCGTAGTGGGCGCGGGTGAAGTGGGTGGCCGCCTCGTGCGGGTGCTGCATGGCCTGGGCTGGAAGGTGCTGGTGTGCGACCCGTTGCGTCAGGCCGCCGAGGGCGGCGACTACGTCAGCCTCGAAACCATCCTGCAGCAGTGCGATGTGATCAGCTTGCATACCCCGTTGCAACGCGGCGGCCAGCACCCGACCTGGCACCTGCTGGGGCAGGCGCAGCTGGCACAGTTGCGCCCGGGTGCCTGGCTGGTAAACGCCAGCCGTGGCCCGGTGGTGGACAACGTGGCCCTGCGCGAGCTGCTGCTGGACCGCGAAGACGTGCACGCGGTGCTGGATGTGTGGGAAGGGGAGCCGCAGGTCGACCTGCAGTTGGCCGACCTGTGCACCCTGGCTACGCCGCACATTGCCGGCTATAGCCTCGATGGCCGCCAGCGTGGCACGGCGCGGATCTACCAGGCGCTGTGCCGCTTCCTCGGTGTGAACGAGCAGGTGCGGCTGGCCGAGCTGCTGCCCAAACCACCGCTGGCACAGATTGAGCTGGATGCCAGCACCGACCTGTCCTGGGCCTTGGCCACCCTGTGTCGCGCCGTGTATGACCCGCGCCGTGATGATGCCGATTTCCGCCGTAGCCTCAGCGATGATCCGCAGCAACAGCGAGCGGCGTTCGACCAGTTGCGCAAGCAATACCCGCCAAGGCGCGAGATCGAGGGGCTGGCCGTGCGCTTGCACGGGGAGGCGCCGCAGTTGGCGCAGTTGGTCAGTGCCCTGGGTGGGGTGTTGGTCTAA
- the tusA gene encoding sulfurtransferase TusA: MTDFTPDAILDATGLNCPEPVMMLHQHVRNLAAGGLLKVIATDPSTRRDIPKFCNFLGHELLQQQEDAGTFLYWIRKKAD; encoded by the coding sequence ATGACCGATTTCACCCCCGACGCCATCCTCGATGCCACCGGCCTGAACTGCCCGGAACCGGTGATGATGCTGCACCAGCACGTACGCAACCTGGCCGCCGGCGGCCTGCTCAAGGTCATCGCCACCGACCCGTCGACCCGCCGCGACATCCCCAAGTTCTGCAACTTCCTGGGCCACGAGCTGCTGCAGCAGCAAGAGGACGCCGGCACTTTCCTGTACTGGATCCGCAAGAAAGCCGACTGA
- a CDS encoding IS4-like element ISPpu8 family transposase: MAKLALEQAIAPEWVDQVFEEHRQRQYSRELLFSTIIKLMSLVSLGLKPSLHAAARQLDDLPVSLAALYDKISRTEPALLRALVTGCAQRLAPTIHELGCSAMLPDWQVRVVDGSHLASTEKRLGALRQERGAARPGFSVVVYDPDLDQVIDLQPCEDAYASERVCVLPLLAEAKTNQVWIADRLYCTLPVMEACEQVKTSFVIRQQAKHPRLIQEGEWQAPMPVATGTVREQSIEVKGGHRWRRVELTLHSPNDSGDNSLMFWSNLPESISAQQIADFYRRRWSIEGMFQRLEAILESEIETLGSPRAALLGFTTAVLAYNVLALLKRSVEQAHRDALPENWEASIYHLAVQIRGGYEGMQIALPSEYMPVVPMENLAQRLLELARNIQPRQVAKSPRGPKVLKAKAWVQGTAVHAHVSTDRVIKAAKTKRP, from the coding sequence ATGGCCAAACTTGCCTTGGAGCAGGCCATTGCGCCGGAGTGGGTCGATCAGGTTTTCGAGGAGCACCGCCAACGGCAGTATTCTCGCGAGCTGCTGTTCTCGACCATTATCAAGTTGATGTCGCTTGTTTCATTGGGCTTGAAGCCATCGCTGCATGCTGCGGCAAGACAACTGGACGACCTTCCCGTCAGCCTGGCAGCTCTGTACGACAAGATCAGTCGAACCGAACCTGCCCTGTTGCGTGCTCTGGTGACAGGCTGCGCGCAGCGCTTGGCGCCGACAATCCATGAGTTGGGCTGCTCAGCCATGCTTCCTGATTGGCAAGTTCGGGTGGTCGATGGCAGCCACTTGGCCTCTACCGAAAAGCGTCTTGGCGCGTTGCGCCAAGAGCGCGGAGCGGCTCGCCCCGGGTTTTCGGTGGTGGTTTACGACCCCGACCTGGATCAGGTAATTGACCTCCAGCCGTGCGAGGACGCCTACGCAAGCGAACGAGTTTGTGTTTTGCCGTTGCTGGCTGAAGCAAAGACCAATCAGGTTTGGATCGCTGACCGTCTCTACTGCACGCTGCCTGTAATGGAGGCGTGCGAACAGGTGAAGACATCATTTGTCATTCGCCAGCAGGCCAAGCATCCACGCTTGATCCAGGAAGGTGAGTGGCAAGCACCGATGCCCGTCGCCACAGGCACTGTGCGCGAGCAATCCATCGAAGTAAAAGGCGGGCACCGCTGGCGACGTGTCGAGTTAACGCTTCATTCACCAAACGACTCAGGTGATAACAGCTTGATGTTCTGGAGCAACCTGCCCGAGAGCATCAGTGCGCAACAGATCGCAGACTTCTATCGGCGCCGCTGGAGCATTGAAGGGATGTTCCAGCGGTTGGAAGCAATTCTGGAAAGTGAAATTGAAACCCTCGGCAGTCCGCGAGCCGCCTTGCTTGGATTCACCACTGCCGTGCTGGCATACAACGTTCTGGCCTTGCTCAAGCGAAGTGTTGAACAGGCTCACCGCGATGCCTTGCCCGAGAATTGGGAAGCCTCGATCTATCACTTGGCGGTGCAGATCAGAGGGGGTTACGAAGGCATGCAGATTGCCCTGCCATCCGAGTACATGCCCGTTGTTCCGATGGAAAACCTGGCTCAGCGCCTGCTGGAGCTGGCCAGAAACATCCAGCCCAGACAGGTTGCGAAAAGCCCACGAGGCCCCAAGGTGCTCAAAGCGAAGGCCTGGGTGCAAGGGACGGCTGTACATGCTCATGTTTCGACGGATCGGGTCATCAAAGCCGCCAAAACCAAAAGACCTTGA